The sequence below is a genomic window from Nocardioides oleivorans.
GGAAGTTAAGCCTTTCAGCGCCGATGGTACTGCAACCGAGAGGTTGTGGGAGAGTAGGACGCCGCCGGACAAACATTGTGGAAGTGGAGTCACCCTCTGGGTGGCTCCACTTTTGCATTTCCGGGGTTGCTGCGTCGGCTGTTGGCGTCGGATCGTGGGCCACCAACCATCCACAGGCGCGCGGGGAGCGCGTTTCTCCACAGGCGGACGGGACGACGCGTCCTGGTTGTCGGGGCCTCGCACCAGTCTTCGGTGCAGGAGGTGCACTGTGACCAAGGCACGCATGAGGGAAGAGGGCGACGCAGAGCTCGTCGCCAACGACGTACGACTGGTGGGTCGGTTGAGCGCCGCGCCCGCTGTGGTGGAGCTGCCGAGCGGCGACACGTTGATGACGTTCCGGATCTCGGTGGAGCGGAGCGCGAGAGCGGGTTCGCCCGCCGCTCGAGGCAGCGCACAACGCGTCGACTCGGTCCCGTGCACGGCATGGGCCTCGCGCCTGCGCCGCAGCGTGGCGACGTGGCGCGTCGGCGACATCGTCGAGGTCGAGGGTGCCGTGCGGTGTCGCTTCTACCAGGCGGGAGGAGCCACCCGGTCCCGTGTGGAGGTCGAGGCGACCTCCGGCCGGCTCATGCGTCGTTCACCGGCCGCATGAGCACGCCCAGGCTCGGCTTGGGCTGGAAGGACGTGGCCTTCTCCGGCAGCAGGCCACCTGCCTCGACGAGCGCCCGCACCTGGTCGAAGTCCGGACTCGGCAGGAGCACGGCTGGTGACGTCCGTCCCGTGGCGGATAGTGCGTCGTCGACGTTGTGGTGGTGGGCGATCCGGTCCACCGGGCGCGGGAGCCGGGGGAGGACCTGCTCGTGCAGCCACGAGACCGCGGCCTCCCGCTCGAGCAGCCGGGGTTCGACCGTGCGCCAGTCGTCGCCGTCGGTGAGGACGAGGTGCGTGCTGTCCAGGGCGCTGAGCGCATGCTGACGGGTGCGCGTCTCGACCTCGGCGCCGGCGGCTCGGGCGGCCCCGGTGAGGTCGGCGAGCGTCGTACCAGTCAGGGTGCGGTGGATGGCACCGAGGAAGAGCGGAGTGTCGAGCTGGTCGACGAGCATCGCGAGTCCGGCGTCCCACGGGGTGCCGGGGTGCTGCTCCTGGAGTCGGAGGTAGGCGGCGTACCGGTGGTGCCCGTCCGCGATGAGGCAGCGCGCCGCGGCCAGGTGGACCTCGATCTGCGCCAGGACCTCGTCGTCGCGGATGGCCCAGATCCGTTGGCGCTGGCCGGTGCGATCGAGGTAGCGCCACTCCGGTCGCGCTGCTGCGACCTCGGTGAGGAGCGCGCGCAGGGCCGCGCCGCCGTGGTGCACCAGGAGGATCGGTGCTGGGTTGAGGTCCATCTGCAGCATCCGGTCGGCGAGCTCGCCGGCCTGCTCGGGGTGGATCCCCTCGTGCGGCCACACCGCGCGATCCGCCATCGTCGTGGCACGTCGGGACACGTCGAGGGCGCCCACCAGCCCGCGGATGGTCATCCCGCCCGAGGTGTACTCGTGGAGGTAAAGGGCCGGAGCGGTGTCGCTCGTGGCGCGTCGCTGGTCGATCCACCGGGTCAACCGGGCCGCGACGTCGCGATAGGGTCTCGCGAGGGCTCGGGCCGACGCAGGATCCCCGACGCGTCCCGGCGCCAGCATCACGGCTCGGAACGGCACGAGCGTGAGGGGCTTCGCGACGTACGGCGCTGCCACCGTCTCGAAGTCCATCGGAGCATCGTAGGGGGACGATCGTCACTGACCAGTAAGGGGTGGAGCATGCTCGCGGAGTCGACTGCGCCGATCGTCGAGTCGCACGACCTGGTCATGTTCGACCTGGACGGCGTCGTCTACGTCGGGAGCGACGCCATCGACGGGGTCTCGGCCCGCGTCGAGAGGATCCGGGAGTCGGGCCGGCACGTCGCGTTCGTGACCAACAACGCCTCACGCACCCCCGCCCAGGTGGCGGAGAAGCTCGTGGGCGTCGGGGTCGAGGCGACGGCCTCCGACGTGGTGACCTCGGCCCAGGCGGCGGCGCGGGTGCTGCTCGAGGCGCACGGCAGTGGGGCGAAGGTGCTGCTGCTCGGCGGCGAAGGACTCCGGGTGGCCCTCCTCGAGGCCGGCCTCGAGCCGGTCTCCGACCCCGACGGAGCCGTGGCGGTCACGAGCGGCTACGGCCCCGACGTGCGCTGGCGCGACATCATGCGGGTCTCGACGCTGGTGAAGGAGGGGCTGCCCTACGTCGCCAGCAACACCGACATGACCATCCCCACGCCCTACGGCCTGGCGCCGGGGCACGGCGTCCTGGTGCAGACGATCTCCGGATTCGCCGGCGTCACCCCCACGGTGGCCGGGAAGCCGGAGAAGCCGCTGATGGAGGAGACGGTCCTGCGGGTCGGAGGCGATCGTCCGATCATGGTCGGCGACCGGCTCGACACCGACATCGAGGGCGCGCACGCCATCGACGTACCGTCGCTCCTCGTCCTCACCGGCGTGACCTGGCTGGAGGACCTGGCGGCAGCCACGCCGGAGCTGCGTCCGTCCTACGTCTCACCGACGCTGGAGGGCCTGTTCGAGCCGCACCCGGTGCCGACGACGGGCGAGGACAAGGTGGAGCTCGGGGGCTGGGTCGCGACCGTCGTCGAGGGCCGGCTTGCGGTCACGGGAGCGGGCTCGGACGCCGACTGGTGGCGCGTCGCCGCGACCGCCTGCTGGCTCCACCTCGACGACTCCGGAAGCGTCGCCGACGTCTCCGACACGACCCCGCCCGGGCCGGTCCGACGGCTCGGTGCCGAGTAGGCTCGCGGCCATGGACCAGGTTCCCGAGGACGGCGTGTCCGGCCAGGAGCACGACCAGCCCGCCCGGCCCCCGATGGACTACGAGCCCACCGGGGTGGAAGCGGTCGACGGCGTCCTTGCCGAGGTCGCGTCCGTGATGGACGCGCCGGTCGGCGAGCACGTCGCGGTCTTCGAGCGGGCCCACGAGCAGCTGCGCCGCGCGCTCGACGCGCAGGGCTCCTGACGCACCGTGCCACCACGACGACTACGACTCGACCAGGAGCTCGTCCGGCGGGGACTGGCTCGTTCGCGCGAGCATGCGAGCGAGCTGGTGGCAGCCGGGAGGGTGACGGTGTCGGGCGCGCCCGCGACGAAGCCGGCGACCGGCGTCACGACCGACGTCGCGATCGTCGTGCGGGAGGACCCGACCTCGGTCGACTACGTGTCGCGGGGTGGGCACAAGCTCGCCGGCGCGCTGGCTGCCTTCGCGGACCACGGACTGTCGGTCGAGGGCACGCGCTGCCTGGACGCGGGCGCGTCGACCGGCGGCTTCACCGACGTGCTGCTCCGAGCCGGCGCGCGGGAGGTGGTGGCCGTCGACGTCGGCTACGGGCAGCTCGCCTGGTCGCTGCAGAGCGACGAGCGGGTGCAGGTGCACGACCGCACCAACATCCGCGAGCTCACCCTCGAGACCATCGGCGACCCGGTGGACGTGGTCGTCGGCGACCTGTCCTTCATCTCCCTGGCCCTGGTGCTCGACCCCCTCCTGTCGGTGACCCGCGAGGACGGCGCCCTGGCACTGATGGTGAAGCCGCAGTTCGAGGTGGGGAAGGAGCGCGTGGGCAAGGGCGGCGTCGTGCGTGACCTCGCCCTGCGGGCCGAGGCCGTGACCACCATTGCCGACCTGGCGGCCGAGCGCGGCTGGGGTGCCGTGGCGGTCACGGTGAGCCCGCTGCCCGGCCCGTCGGGCAACGTCGAGTTCTTCCTGCTGCTGCGTCACGGGCCGGCGCAGATCGGTGCGGACGACATCACCACCGAGGTCGTGCGCGCAGGCTCGATGGGGGTGGCGGGTGAGAGGGTGGACCCGTGAGTGACCTGAGCCCCGCCCGACGCGTGCTGGTGCTCGCGCACACCGGCCGGGCCGACGCGCGCGAGGCCGCCCGCGCCTGCGTGCGGAGCCTCACCGGGCACGGGATCGTCGTACGGCTCCTGGTCGACGAGGCGGCCGACCTCGGGCTCGG
It includes:
- a CDS encoding single-stranded DNA-binding protein, whose protein sequence is MTKARMREEGDAELVANDVRLVGRLSAAPAVVELPSGDTLMTFRISVERSARAGSPAARGSAQRVDSVPCTAWASRLRRSVATWRVGDIVEVEGAVRCRFYQAGGATRSRVEVEATSGRLMRRSPAA
- a CDS encoding DUF1015 family protein, with protein sequence MDFETVAAPYVAKPLTLVPFRAVMLAPGRVGDPASARALARPYRDVAARLTRWIDQRRATSDTAPALYLHEYTSGGMTIRGLVGALDVSRRATTMADRAVWPHEGIHPEQAGELADRMLQMDLNPAPILLVHHGGAALRALLTEVAAARPEWRYLDRTGQRQRIWAIRDDEVLAQIEVHLAAARCLIADGHHRYAAYLRLQEQHPGTPWDAGLAMLVDQLDTPLFLGAIHRTLTGTTLADLTGAARAAGAEVETRTRQHALSALDSTHLVLTDGDDWRTVEPRLLEREAAVSWLHEQVLPRLPRPVDRIAHHHNVDDALSATGRTSPAVLLPSPDFDQVRALVEAGGLLPEKATSFQPKPSLGVLMRPVNDA
- a CDS encoding HAD-IIA family hydrolase produces the protein MLAESTAPIVESHDLVMFDLDGVVYVGSDAIDGVSARVERIRESGRHVAFVTNNASRTPAQVAEKLVGVGVEATASDVVTSAQAAARVLLEAHGSGAKVLLLGGEGLRVALLEAGLEPVSDPDGAVAVTSGYGPDVRWRDIMRVSTLVKEGLPYVASNTDMTIPTPYGLAPGHGVLVQTISGFAGVTPTVAGKPEKPLMEETVLRVGGDRPIMVGDRLDTDIEGAHAIDVPSLLVLTGVTWLEDLAAATPELRPSYVSPTLEGLFEPHPVPTTGEDKVELGGWVATVVEGRLAVTGAGSDADWWRVAATACWLHLDDSGSVADVSDTTPPGPVRRLGAE
- a CDS encoding TlyA family RNA methyltransferase encodes the protein MPPRRLRLDQELVRRGLARSREHASELVAAGRVTVSGAPATKPATGVTTDVAIVVREDPTSVDYVSRGGHKLAGALAAFADHGLSVEGTRCLDAGASTGGFTDVLLRAGAREVVAVDVGYGQLAWSLQSDERVQVHDRTNIRELTLETIGDPVDVVVGDLSFISLALVLDPLLSVTREDGALALMVKPQFEVGKERVGKGGVVRDLALRAEAVTTIADLAAERGWGAVAVTVSPLPGPSGNVEFFLLLRHGPAQIGADDITTEVVRAGSMGVAGERVDP